A genomic segment from Gossypium hirsutum isolate 1008001.06 chromosome D04, Gossypium_hirsutum_v2.1, whole genome shotgun sequence encodes:
- the LOC107942603 gene encoding uncharacterized protein SYNPCC7002_A1590, whose translation MVLGSSSSLTSTRLSFPSNISSIKTSKNPPSFHLLCVKASATDSPPKARFVARRKESISVRQLNRPLIEYMSLPASQYSVLDAERIERVDDNTFRCYVYRFKFFNFEVCPVLLVRVEEQPNGCCIKLLSCKLEGSPIVVAQNDKFDASMVNRISCDTIRNDSLVQELTSDAVIEVNIEVPFAFRPIPLGMIESSGTQVLEQILRLMLPRFMAQLVKDYQAWASGDTSRQPLGTGEI comes from the exons ATGGTCTTAGGATCTTCTTCCTCACTCACTTCAACGCGCCTTTCCTTCCCTTCAAACATATCATCCATCAAAACCTCCAAAAATCCACCGTCGTTTCACTTGCTCTGCGTTAAGGCCTCCGCCACCGACTCCCCCCCTAAAGCCCGTTTTGTCGCTCGTCGAAAGGAGTCCATTTCCGTTCGCCAGTTGAACCGCCCTCTCA TTGAGTATATGAGCTTACCAGCGAGCCAATACTCGGTGCTGGATGCAGAAAGGATTGAGAGGGTAGATGATAATACATTTAGGTGTTATGTATATAGGTTTAAGTTTTTCAATTTCGAGGTTTGCCCTGTTTTGCTTGTTAGAGTTGAAGAACAGCCTAATGGTTGCTGTATTAAGCTCTTGTCTTGTAAG CTGGAGGGCTCACCAATTGTGGTTGCACAGAATGATAAGTTTGATG CTTCTATGGTCAACCGAATATCGTGCGATACCATCCGAAATGACTCATTAGTACAAGAGCTTACATCGGACGCAGTTATTGAG GTCAACATCGAGGTTCCTTTTGCATTTAGACCAATTCCATTGGGAATGATTGAATCAAGTGGGACCCAAGTCCTTGAACAAATACTCAGGCTGATGCTGCCCCGTTTTATGGCGCAG CTTGTTAAAGACTATCAAGCATGGGCTTCTGGTGATACCTCAAGGCAACCTCTTGGAACCGGGGAGATATGA